A section of the Methanococcus vannielii SB genome encodes:
- a CDS encoding KAP family P-loop NTPase fold protein, whose product MGNNNILMEINNPEKKDLLEREGFHKSLAEIMNWQDNEKNGFVVGLYGSWGSGKSFSIDKSLEILENDFKEKINECKNSKQNRIKRFIKLKRIEKCNMLTIKFNPWYFTETDDLILNFFKCLSESLKTRQSILENIKDWIGKIFGVMWGLVSSIDKYLEKMSPEFITLNPILTITVTIGKIITKCLSVILKGYRQPTDIVTVKKKLDKKFENLPFRILVIMDDMDRLNDREIGQILHLVKCLADFKNITYVLSFDEKIVSNALENHQNGYGMHYLEKIIQFPIKMPEPHTLDLENILEEEIKNIIGENPRDIPQYFEFYPLCFSNMIKNIRDVNRYISIFNFNWNLLKNQVNKIDLIVLTALQVFTPEIYDWVKHNKELFVGYSVFDGTCVLGGSGYDHKYYKNKINEYLKNYRSIDADDVYQLLTVLFPNSAIKEFAILDTRDGNPENRIYGENSFNNYFMYCKSEHEFQTYELELYKKQGLTEKDFEGFLHKLSKSDRLERYILKLQNNGNSLYRVPPKNRTIIANGLIYSLEHVKHYSKKYISGQIVRGLHDLFSPTSDDLIMNTHILINSLKKSNDSYLVIDEIIRRSKNKNDRLTDVYSPDELINLDFEYLENNKLVEIINELYTFDEVKHFETIEAILSGINKEQMLFILENIDHDLILDCMKNVKDLSGVNIGATLTLLKKDMKNVYAELNLREITPPEHLTILTGIDDKSDPYINQNAKYLHDINKNILEKYSLLVEQYLASIAPFNTYQKFKEIKYDNIKHEILNIHHGNFLQISKIISELNEPECGFLISGLSELLIKEIASHLPSGEGPKLYEKITRIPKLRAFTQLDEISIEKINLFIENTYYYKNPALK is encoded by the coding sequence TTGGGAAATAACAATATTTTAATGGAGATAAACAATCCTGAAAAAAAAGACCTTCTTGAAAGAGAAGGATTTCATAAAAGTCTTGCAGAAATAATGAACTGGCAAGATAATGAAAAAAATGGATTTGTTGTTGGACTTTATGGATCATGGGGTTCAGGGAAATCCTTTTCGATTGATAAATCTTTGGAAATTCTAGAAAATGATTTTAAAGAAAAAATTAATGAATGCAAAAATTCTAAACAAAACCGAATTAAAAGATTTATAAAACTCAAAAGAATTGAAAAATGTAATATGCTTACTATAAAATTTAATCCGTGGTATTTTACGGAAACTGATGATTTAATATTAAATTTCTTTAAATGTCTTTCGGAATCATTGAAAACACGTCAATCCATATTAGAAAATATAAAAGATTGGATTGGAAAAATTTTTGGGGTTATGTGGGGATTGGTATCTAGTATTGATAAATATTTAGAAAAAATGAGTCCTGAATTCATTACACTGAATCCAATCCTTACAATTACGGTCACAATTGGAAAAATAATCACTAAATGTTTATCCGTAATATTGAAGGGATACAGACAACCTACCGACATCGTAACCGTAAAAAAGAAATTAGACAAAAAATTCGAAAACTTGCCATTCAGAATCTTGGTTATTATGGATGACATGGATAGACTGAATGACAGAGAAATCGGTCAAATACTCCATCTTGTAAAATGCCTTGCTGATTTTAAAAATATAACTTACGTCCTATCATTTGATGAAAAAATTGTATCTAATGCTTTAGAAAATCATCAAAATGGATATGGGATGCACTATCTTGAAAAAATTATACAATTTCCAATAAAAATGCCTGAACCCCATACATTAGATTTAGAAAACATTTTGGAAGAAGAAATAAAAAATATAATTGGAGAAAATCCTCGAGATATACCCCAATACTTTGAATTTTATCCCTTGTGCTTTAGCAACATGATCAAAAATATTCGAGATGTGAATAGATATATCTCTATTTTTAATTTTAATTGGAATCTTCTAAAAAATCAAGTTAATAAAATAGATTTAATTGTTTTAACTGCTTTGCAAGTTTTTACGCCCGAAATTTACGATTGGGTAAAACATAATAAAGAACTTTTTGTAGGTTATTCTGTATTTGATGGAACGTGCGTATTAGGTGGTTCGGGATACGATCATAAATATTACAAAAATAAAATCAACGAATACTTGAAAAATTACCGTTCGATCGATGCAGATGATGTTTATCAATTATTAACCGTTTTATTTCCTAATTCTGCAATTAAAGAATTTGCAATACTTGATACACGTGACGGAAACCCTGAAAACAGGATTTACGGGGAAAACTCATTCAACAATTATTTTATGTATTGTAAATCAGAACATGAATTTCAGACGTATGAATTAGAATTATATAAAAAACAAGGACTCACTGAAAAAGATTTTGAAGGTTTTTTGCACAAATTATCAAAAAGTGATCGTCTAGAACGGTATATCCTAAAATTACAAAATAACGGCAACTCACTATATCGAGTACCTCCGAAAAATAGAACAATAATTGCAAATGGGCTTATTTATTCATTAGAACATGTAAAACACTATTCAAAAAAGTATATTTCAGGACAAATCGTTAGGGGATTACATGACTTATTTTCACCAACTAGCGATGACCTCATAATGAATACTCATATTTTAATAAATTCTTTGAAAAAAAGTAATGATTCATATCTGGTTATTGACGAAATAATTAGAAGATCTAAAAATAAAAATGATCGGTTAACTGATGTTTATTCCCCTGACGAATTAATAAATTTAGATTTTGAATATCTTGAAAATAACAAATTGGTAGAAATTATCAATGAACTCTATACTTTTGATGAGGTTAAACATTTTGAGACGATTGAAGCCATTCTTTCGGGAATTAACAAAGAACAGATGCTTTTTATATTGGAAAATATTGACCATGACCTCATTTTGGACTGTATGAAAAATGTAAAGGATCTTTCGGGAGTCAATATTGGTGCAACGTTAACATTGTTAAAAAAAGACATGAAAAATGTATATGCTGAACTCAACCTTCGTGAAATTACTCCTCCAGAACATTTAACGATATTAACAGGCATAGATGATAAATCTGACCCATATATTAATCAAAATGCAAAATATTTGCATGATATTAACAAAAACATACTTGAAAAATATAGTTTACTTGTTGAACAGTATCTAGCGTCCATTGCCCCATTTAATACATATCAAAAATTCAAAGAAATCAAGTATGACAATATCAAACATGAAATATTAAATATACATCACGGTAATTTCCTCCAAATTTCAAAAATAATATCTGAGTTAAATGAGCCCGAATGTGGATTTTTAATTAGTGGACTCAGTGAATTACTAATAAAAGAAATAGCTTCACACCTGCCGTCTGGAGAAGGCCCGAAACTATATGAAAAAATAACTAGAATCCCGAAACTAAGAGCATTTACTCAACTTGACGAGATTTCTATTGAAAAAATTAATCTATTTATTGAAAATACATATTATTATAAAAATCCCGCTTTAAAGTGA
- a CDS encoding DNA cytosine methyltransferase, whose protein sequence is MKKSHEIHKNQGKLISTENIKLVDTMKPINYAKKFKVISLFSGCGGMDLGFKGGFEIFKQHYEHNPYEIIFSNDISDKACRTYESNFCHSSVCADIKDIKNEDIPNADIVIGGFPCQDFSHAGKRKGLSAERGRLYLEMKRVIDYIKPIAFVAENVDGIRTNSKGKDTTALDIILKDFMDSGYQVAYKVLNTADYGVPQTRIRVIIMGIRNDYVGDIMYPKPVRGNEGLFEWMTSKEAIDDLWDKIDSKEVFNHSSKDYSKAKFYPGKKMQGNYKILADRPSITIRAEHHGNIEAHYRSYNNEDPEDMGYWRRLSVRECARLQSFPDDFNFPFSASEAYKQIGNAVPPILGWHIARALYHTLTKNKKS, encoded by the coding sequence ATGAAAAAATCCCATGAAATACATAAAAATCAAGGCAAATTAATAAGTACAGAAAATATTAAATTAGTTGACACTATGAAACCCATTAACTATGCCAAAAAATTTAAAGTTATTTCGTTATTTAGTGGTTGTGGTGGAATGGATTTGGGTTTTAAAGGCGGTTTTGAAATATTTAAACAACATTATGAACATAACCCCTATGAAATAATATTTTCTAATGATATATCGGATAAAGCATGCAGAACTTATGAAAGTAATTTTTGCCATTCTTCAGTTTGTGCAGACATAAAGGATATAAAAAATGAAGATATCCCTAATGCAGACATTGTAATAGGGGGATTCCCTTGCCAAGATTTTAGTCATGCTGGAAAAAGAAAAGGACTTTCTGCTGAAAGAGGTAGACTTTACTTAGAAATGAAAAGAGTAATTGATTATATTAAACCTATTGCTTTTGTAGCTGAAAATGTAGACGGAATTAGAACGAATTCTAAAGGAAAAGATACTACTGCCTTAGACATTATCCTAAAAGATTTTATGGACTCGGGCTACCAAGTAGCCTATAAAGTACTTAATACTGCAGATTATGGAGTACCCCAAACTAGAATAAGGGTAATAATAATGGGCATCAGGAATGATTATGTTGGGGACATAATGTATCCTAAACCCGTTAGGGGTAATGAAGGACTTTTTGAATGGATGACGTCAAAAGAAGCCATTGACGATTTATGGGATAAAATAGACTCAAAAGAGGTATTTAATCATTCTTCAAAAGATTATTCTAAAGCTAAATTTTACCCCGGTAAAAAAATGCAAGGTAATTATAAAATATTGGCAGATCGCCCCTCAATCACAATACGGGCTGAACATCATGGAAACATCGAAGCCCACTATAGGTCATATAATAATGAAGATCCTGAAGATATGGGGTATTGGAGAAGATTAAGTGTTAGAGAATGTGCAAGATTGCAGTCGTTTCCGGATGATTTTAATTTTCCATTTTCTGCATCTGAAGCATATAAACAAATTGGTAATGCTGTTCCACCGATACTAGGGTGGCATATTGCAAGGGCATTGTACCATACTTTGACGAAAAATAAAAAAAGCTAA
- a CDS encoding DUF2540 domain-containing protein yields MTQQQFYLVKDVDSRALRYYLHKLESLTSVNPEKLKNLVESKKNYKRTIKLSKQEQGITDKFGKATNILVNYLIIEAEQNE; encoded by the coding sequence ATGACACAACAACAATTCTATTTAGTAAAGGATGTTGATTCAAGAGCTTTAAGGTACTACCTTCACAAACTCGAAAGTTTAACATCCGTAAATCCTGAAAAACTAAAAAATCTTGTTGAATCAAAAAAGAACTACAAAAGAACAATTAAATTATCAAAACAAGAACAAGGCATTACCGACAAATTCGGAAAAGCAACAAACATTCTTGTAAATTATTTAATCATCGAGGCTGAGCAGAATGAATGA
- a CDS encoding DUF2283 domain-containing protein, with product MSKFEGKDVTLDYDPLADAMYIKRKNIEAEYDHTIEVDNIYLDMGITKTGEKLITGVEIIDASETFGLNKFDLSNIVGTSGLIEVYKETVQINIILDVLKRNKHFEKSINAKTLNEYGLSNESFNIQATSAVA from the coding sequence ATGAGTAAATTCGAAGGTAAGGATGTAACTTTAGACTATGATCCTCTAGCTGATGCAATGTATATTAAAAGAAAAAATATTGAAGCAGAATACGACCACACAATTGAAGTAGATAACATCTATTTAGACATGGGAATAACTAAAACAGGGGAAAAATTAATTACTGGCGTTGAAATAATTGATGCTTCGGAAACTTTTGGATTAAATAAATTTGATTTAAGTAATATTGTTGGAACTAGCGGACTTATAGAAGTTTATAAGGAAACTGTTCAGATAAACATAATTTTAGACGTTTTAAAAAGAAACAAACACTTTGAAAAATCAATAAACGCAAAAACACTTAATGAATACGGACTCTCAAATGAATCATTTAACATTCAAGCGACAAGTGCAGTTGCTTAA
- a CDS encoding minichromosome maintenance protein MCM, translated as MRNSQTLNFEPEIISYLKEFHFENLTKEKNIVTMDLNDLFHKSPLGNAILEYIINYPDEGICLLEKCYNEAFWDYNCERINITASIKNIPKELLSKIEIHEINTCHVGKLIEIDGKIKSTKKIVSGITNLALTCTTCGNSAIFKIENPFETSLERTCPKCSQKMFLMQSESKYEDFQELTLISINKEFLSKSTSNIEQEIILKNSPGIYNGIFRIIGIPYLRPNKKTGVFDIIIKGIYAEKIEDEK; from the coding sequence GTGCGGAATAGTCAAACTTTAAATTTTGAACCGGAAATTATCAGTTATTTAAAAGAATTTCATTTTGAAAACTTAACAAAAGAAAAAAACATAGTTACTATGGATTTAAACGATTTATTCCATAAATCTCCGTTAGGTAATGCCATTTTAGAATATATTATAAATTACCCTGATGAAGGGATTTGCCTACTTGAAAAATGTTACAATGAAGCATTTTGGGACTATAACTGTGAAAGAATAAATATAACGGCCAGTATAAAAAATATTCCTAAAGAATTACTATCCAAAATAGAGATTCACGAAATTAATACCTGCCATGTTGGAAAATTAATTGAAATTGACGGAAAAATTAAAAGTACAAAGAAAATTGTTTCTGGAATTACAAATTTAGCATTGACATGTACAACTTGTGGAAACTCGGCCATATTTAAAATTGAAAATCCTTTTGAAACCAGTTTGGAAAGAACTTGTCCAAAATGTAGTCAAAAAATGTTTCTTATGCAGAGTGAATCTAAATACGAAGATTTTCAAGAATTAACCTTAATATCAATTAATAAAGAGTTTTTATCAAAAAGTACTTCGAATATAGAACAAGAAATAATATTAAAAAATTCACCTGGGATATATAACGGAATTTTCCGAATCATTGGGATCCCGTATTTAAGACCGAATAAAAAAACTGGCGTATTTGATATCATAATCAAAGGAATATATGCAGAAAAAATTGAAGATGAAAAATAA
- a CDS encoding tyrosine-type recombinase/integrase, with protein MNDLKNKLLLKPRKEVSKEPPELKKWLNKFKEEREFDGIKTSTIGNDITRLKVFLNFVLERLEKSPNELTNADFVKFFNFLERERKLSRNTQNRYYQLLKVFYRLMRLENFKDFKEESQERKRFSGFEIKHYDAVSSELLNDIINIVVESKSRTKIRDATIIRFLWDSGCRISEALNLTYGDSDLEEGTFVLRNTKGNAERTVVCSRDTLDVINYYVQYNVKKGSKDKLFQNSDGEPIGRGWIGEIFRKAVDRLKKEGRIPANKKVVVHSLRHGRAVDLLEKGQPIDIVKEYLGHKSLDTTLFYSHSKERKEKMIKNIQKIL; from the coding sequence ATGAATGACCTAAAAAATAAACTGCTCTTAAAACCTCGAAAAGAAGTTTCAAAAGAACCGCCTGAGCTTAAAAAATGGCTCAACAAGTTTAAAGAAGAAAGAGAATTTGACGGAATTAAAACATCAACAATTGGAAACGATATAACCCGATTGAAAGTATTTTTAAACTTCGTACTTGAACGGCTTGAAAAGTCCCCTAACGAACTTACAAATGCCGACTTTGTAAAATTTTTTAACTTTTTGGAACGGGAAAGAAAACTTTCAAGAAATACCCAAAATAGATACTACCAACTTTTAAAGGTCTTTTACAGGCTCATGCGACTTGAAAACTTTAAAGACTTTAAAGAAGAAAGCCAAGAGCGAAAACGGTTCTCAGGTTTTGAAATAAAGCACTACGATGCGGTTTCGTCAGAACTTTTAAACGACATAATAAATATCGTTGTTGAAAGTAAAAGCAGAACCAAAATCCGGGATGCAACAATTATCCGATTTCTTTGGGATTCAGGATGTAGAATTTCTGAAGCTCTAAATTTAACATACGGGGATTCAGACCTTGAAGAAGGAACATTCGTTTTAAGAAATACTAAAGGGAATGCTGAAAGAACAGTTGTATGTTCAAGAGATACATTGGATGTAATAAACTACTACGTCCAGTACAATGTCAAAAAAGGATCTAAAGATAAGCTATTTCAAAATTCTGATGGAGAACCTATCGGAAGGGGATGGATTGGGGAAATTTTTAGAAAAGCTGTCGATAGATTGAAAAAAGAAGGAAGGATTCCAGCAAACAAAAAAGTCGTTGTTCATTCATTGAGACACGGCAGAGCTGTTGATTTACTTGAAAAGGGGCAACCAATAGATATTGTAAAAGAATATTTAGGTCATAAATCACTTGATACAACTCTTTTCTATTCTCATTCAAAGGAAAGAAAGGAAAAAATGATTAAAAATATTCAAAAAATATTATAA